One Nonomuraea angiospora DNA segment encodes these proteins:
- a CDS encoding glucarate dehydratase family protein, whose protein sequence is MTVDGGRISRVSVTPVAFRDPPLLNVVGVHQPFVLRAIVQAHTDSGLVGLGETYADQAHLDRLDAVAAALPGLDVFDAHGLRRVVVETLGRSTGGAGASFGGMLEVSSAVDTVAAPFEVALLDLQGRTLGRPVSDLLGGAVRDRVPFSAYLFYKWAGHPGQDEDSWGEGVTPEQMVAQARRMVDEYGFTAIKLKGGVFEPGHEVETVEALAAAFPSYALRIDPNGAWTVDTSIKVAHRLAGVLEYLEDPTPGIDGMAQVARHTDLPLATNMCVIAFEHLKPAVAADAVQVVLSDHHLWGGLRRSALLGGICETFGMGLSMHSNSHLGVSLAAMTHLAAATPNLTYACDTHYPWKTEEVIRPGALEFRDGSVAVPTGPGLGVELDEDALGALHEQYERCGQRGREDTTYMRTVEPGFTPNTARW, encoded by the coding sequence ATGACTGTTGACGGCGGGCGGATCAGCCGCGTCTCGGTCACGCCGGTCGCCTTCCGCGACCCGCCCCTCCTCAACGTCGTCGGCGTCCACCAGCCGTTCGTGCTGCGCGCGATCGTCCAGGCGCACACCGACTCGGGGCTGGTGGGGCTGGGCGAGACGTACGCCGACCAGGCCCATCTCGACCGGCTCGACGCCGTGGCCGCCGCGCTGCCCGGCCTGGACGTGTTCGACGCCCACGGGCTGCGCCGCGTCGTCGTGGAGACGCTCGGCCGCTCGACCGGCGGCGCGGGCGCGAGCTTCGGCGGCATGCTGGAGGTCTCCAGCGCCGTGGACACCGTGGCCGCGCCCTTCGAGGTGGCGCTGCTCGACCTGCAGGGCAGGACGCTCGGCCGTCCGGTGAGCGACCTGCTCGGCGGCGCCGTGCGCGACCGGGTGCCGTTTTCGGCGTACCTGTTCTACAAGTGGGCGGGCCACCCGGGCCAGGACGAGGACTCGTGGGGCGAGGGCGTCACGCCCGAGCAGATGGTCGCCCAGGCCCGGCGGATGGTCGACGAGTACGGCTTCACCGCCATCAAGCTCAAGGGCGGCGTCTTCGAGCCCGGCCACGAGGTCGAGACCGTCGAGGCGCTGGCCGCCGCCTTCCCCTCGTACGCCCTGCGCATCGACCCCAACGGCGCCTGGACCGTGGACACCTCGATCAAGGTGGCGCACCGGCTGGCCGGGGTCCTGGAGTACCTCGAGGACCCGACGCCCGGCATCGACGGCATGGCGCAGGTCGCCCGGCACACCGACCTGCCCCTGGCCACGAACATGTGCGTCATCGCCTTCGAGCACCTCAAGCCCGCCGTCGCCGCGGACGCCGTGCAGGTCGTCCTCTCGGACCACCACCTGTGGGGCGGCCTGCGCCGCTCGGCCCTGCTGGGGGGCATCTGCGAGACGTTCGGGATGGGGTTGTCGATGCACTCCAACTCCCACCTCGGCGTGAGCCTGGCCGCGATGACCCACCTGGCCGCCGCGACTCCCAACCTCACCTACGCCTGCGACACCCACTACCCGTGGAAGACCGAGGAGGTCATCAGGCCGGGGGCGCTGGAGTTCCGCGACGGCAGCGTGGCCGTGCCGACCGGGCCGGGGCTCGGCGTGGAGCTGGACGAGGACGCCCTGGGGGCTCTGCACGAGCAGTACGAGCGGTGCGGGCAGCGCGGGCGCGAGGACACGACGTACATGCGCACGGTCGAGCCCGGCTTCACCCCCAACACCGCCCGCTGGTAA
- a CDS encoding universal stress protein, producing the protein MTILVGYLPTPEGEAAVDAGLREGALRSERVIIVNSPRRGAPVDEHKIDDGASAALLARARAAGVDAEVRQPLHDDDLPETFEALVRETGGTLIVIGLRHRSLVGKFILGSEAQRILMEASVPVLTVKAPR; encoded by the coding sequence ATGACGATCCTCGTCGGTTACCTGCCCACCCCCGAGGGCGAGGCCGCGGTCGACGCGGGCCTGCGCGAGGGCGCGCTGCGCTCCGAGCGCGTGATCATCGTGAACTCCCCGCGCCGCGGCGCCCCCGTCGACGAGCACAAGATCGATGACGGCGCCTCGGCCGCGCTGCTCGCCCGGGCGCGGGCCGCCGGCGTGGACGCGGAGGTACGCCAGCCGCTCCACGACGACGACCTGCCGGAGACGTTCGAGGCGCTCGTCAGGGAGACGGGCGGCACCCTCATCGTCATCGGGCTGCGGCACCGGTCGCTGGTGGGCAAGTTCATCCTGGGCAGCGAGGCGCAGCGCATCCTCATGGAGGCCAGTGTGCCGGTGCTGACCGTGAAGGCGCCCCGATGA
- a CDS encoding tripartite tricarboxylate transporter permease, giving the protein MDISPILNGFGVVMEPANLLYCLIGVIIGMLIGVLPGLGPGATIAILLPITYGIGPVSAIIMLAGIFYGAQYGGTITSVLLRLPGEASSVVTVFDGFALARQGKAGTALGIAAIGSFIGGTVSIVGLTILAPVVAGFALDFGPPEYAALGVLGVLLISSVGNGNKLKAIIAACVGLLIATVGRDTFTGAERFTFDSLNLAEGIDFIPIAMGLFGLSEILYNLEERHNQVHAPAKVGNVWPSRQDLNQSKGAIGRGSLIGFVLGVLPGGGAVLSSLAAYAFEKRRAKQPERFGKGAVEGVAAPETANNAAATSSFIPLLTLGIPANATMALMFGALLIQGIQPGPQLVTEHPDVFWGVINSMYIGNILLLIMSIPMVGVFVKILRVRPAILAPITVLITLLGAYTVNNNVYDIFLVIAFGLLGYLMKKFGFEPGPLVLAFVLGSMIENSSRQALLIFGGDPTGFLTRPISGTVLALVVLVAVLPLIRKAVRRKTAGADRVPVEEKTP; this is encoded by the coding sequence ATGGACATCTCCCCCATCCTCAACGGCTTCGGCGTCGTCATGGAGCCGGCCAACCTGCTCTACTGCCTCATCGGCGTGATCATCGGCATGCTCATCGGCGTGCTGCCCGGCCTCGGGCCCGGCGCGACGATCGCCATCCTGCTGCCGATCACGTACGGCATCGGACCGGTCTCCGCGATCATCATGCTGGCCGGCATCTTCTACGGCGCCCAGTACGGCGGGACCATCACCTCGGTCCTGCTCCGCCTGCCCGGCGAGGCGTCCTCCGTCGTGACCGTCTTCGACGGGTTCGCCCTGGCCAGACAGGGCAAGGCGGGCACCGCGCTGGGCATCGCCGCCATCGGCTCCTTCATCGGCGGCACCGTCTCGATCGTCGGCCTGACGATCCTGGCCCCGGTCGTCGCCGGCTTCGCGCTCGACTTCGGGCCCCCCGAGTACGCGGCGCTGGGCGTGCTCGGCGTGCTGCTGATCTCCTCGGTCGGCAACGGCAACAAGCTCAAGGCGATCATCGCGGCCTGCGTCGGCCTGCTCATCGCGACCGTCGGCCGCGACACCTTCACCGGCGCCGAGCGGTTCACCTTCGACAGCCTGAACCTCGCCGAGGGCATCGACTTCATCCCGATCGCCATGGGCCTGTTCGGCCTCAGCGAGATCCTCTACAACCTCGAGGAGCGGCACAACCAGGTGCACGCGCCGGCCAAGGTCGGCAACGTGTGGCCGTCGCGCCAGGACCTCAACCAGTCCAAGGGCGCGATCGGGCGCGGCTCGCTCATCGGGTTCGTACTGGGCGTCCTGCCCGGCGGCGGCGCGGTGCTGTCCTCGCTGGCGGCCTACGCCTTCGAGAAGCGCCGCGCCAAGCAGCCCGAACGTTTCGGCAAGGGCGCCGTCGAGGGCGTGGCCGCCCCCGAGACCGCCAACAACGCCGCCGCGACGTCGTCGTTCATCCCGCTGCTGACGCTCGGCATCCCGGCGAACGCGACGATGGCGCTGATGTTCGGGGCGCTGCTCATCCAGGGCATCCAGCCGGGGCCGCAGCTCGTCACCGAGCACCCCGACGTCTTCTGGGGCGTCATCAACTCGATGTACATCGGCAACATCCTGCTGCTCATCATGAGCATCCCGATGGTCGGCGTCTTCGTGAAGATCCTGCGCGTGCGCCCGGCCATCCTGGCCCCGATCACGGTGCTCATCACGCTGCTCGGCGCGTACACCGTGAACAACAATGTGTACGACATCTTCCTGGTCATCGCCTTCGGCCTGCTGGGCTACCTGATGAAGAAGTTCGGCTTCGAGCCCGGGCCGCTGGTGCTCGCGTTCGTCCTCGGCTCGATGATCGAGAACTCGTCGCGCCAGGCGCTGCTCATCTTCGGCGGCGACCCGACCGGCTTCCTCACCCGCCCGATCTCCGGCACGGTGCTCGCCCTGGTGGTGCTGGTCGCCGTCCTGCCGCTCATCCGCAAAGCCGTACGCCGCAAGACCGCCGGCGCGGACCGCGTTCCAGTTGAGGAGAAGACGCCATGA
- a CDS encoding tripartite tricarboxylate transporter TctB family protein yields the protein MSDPLEAGPLESGPLESGAEVADDTRPPHAGPLSQISAALVALAVGVAGAIGSLALGLGRMTQPGPGLWPFAISVVIVVLSAVLVVTGRKLEDTERFSKASLLTAAGLVTLIMLAWLLPLIGFEIPSLLLVFVWLRWLGKESWRTSIVVSVLTVAAFYLLFVVLLQVPLPRLI from the coding sequence ATGTCTGACCCTCTTGAGGCGGGCCCCCTCGAGTCCGGCCCTCTCGAGTCCGGCGCTGAGGTCGCCGACGACACCCGGCCACCGCACGCCGGCCCCCTCTCGCAGATCTCGGCGGCCCTGGTGGCGCTGGCGGTCGGCGTCGCCGGGGCGATCGGCTCCCTCGCGCTCGGGCTCGGCCGCATGACCCAGCCGGGCCCCGGCCTGTGGCCGTTCGCCATCAGCGTCGTCATCGTCGTGCTGTCGGCGGTGCTCGTCGTCACCGGCCGCAAGCTCGAGGACACCGAGCGGTTCTCGAAGGCGAGCCTGCTCACCGCGGCCGGCCTGGTGACGCTCATCATGCTGGCCTGGCTGCTGCCGCTGATCGGCTTCGAGATCCCGTCCCTGCTGCTGGTGTTCGTCTGGCTGCGCTGGCTGGGCAAAGAGTCGTGGCGCACCTCCATCGTGGTCAGCGTGCTGACGGTGGCGGCGTTCTACCTGCTCTTCGTCGTGCTGCTCCAGGTCCCGCTCCCGCGCCTCATCTGA
- a CDS encoding tripartite tricarboxylate transporter substrate binding protein — MPTSRTTRRRLLTGVIGGAAALALTACGGVKTTSSGGGDGKYPTGNIEFSVGASAGGSTDLITRALAQGMGKELGVSAPVLNKPGANGALNAKELQSAKADGYKIAVQNASLFTITPLTVSPAEATKIDSFDVITGVSRDDYVMATNSQSGYKSIEDMKKAGKTIRYGTTGVGTGAQLASALTFKTAGIEATAVPFDGGAPALTALLGNQVDVSTMQIGEAIENIKAGKLVPLAVFSDQRIPYLPDVKTAKEQGFDVLVTQYRFLTAPKGTPEDVKARLLEAAKKTFATPEYKKFNEDNSLTPMEVSPQEVLSSLQKDTATYKEQLSKYGISLAG; from the coding sequence ATGCCGACATCCCGGACGACCCGCCGCCGCCTTCTCACGGGTGTCATCGGCGGCGCCGCCGCGCTCGCGCTGACGGCGTGCGGCGGTGTCAAGACCACGTCCTCCGGCGGCGGTGACGGTAAATATCCGACGGGCAACATCGAGTTCAGCGTCGGCGCGTCCGCGGGCGGCTCGACCGACCTCATCACACGGGCGCTGGCCCAGGGCATGGGCAAGGAGCTCGGCGTCTCCGCCCCGGTGCTCAACAAGCCCGGCGCGAACGGCGCGCTCAACGCCAAGGAGCTCCAGTCCGCGAAGGCCGACGGCTACAAGATCGCCGTCCAGAACGCGTCTCTGTTCACCATCACGCCGCTCACGGTCTCCCCCGCCGAGGCCACGAAGATCGACTCGTTCGACGTCATCACCGGCGTCTCGCGTGACGACTACGTCATGGCGACCAACTCCCAGTCCGGCTACAAGTCCATCGAGGACATGAAGAAGGCCGGCAAGACCATCCGCTACGGCACGACCGGCGTCGGCACGGGCGCCCAGCTCGCCTCCGCGCTGACCTTCAAGACCGCCGGCATCGAGGCCACGGCCGTGCCCTTCGACGGCGGCGCCCCCGCGCTGACCGCCCTGCTGGGCAACCAGGTGGACGTCTCCACCATGCAGATCGGCGAGGCCATCGAGAACATCAAGGCCGGCAAGCTCGTCCCGCTCGCGGTCTTCTCCGACCAGCGCATCCCCTATCTGCCGGACGTGAAGACGGCCAAGGAGCAGGGCTTCGACGTCCTGGTGACGCAGTACCGCTTCCTGACCGCGCCCAAGGGCACGCCCGAGGACGTCAAGGCCCGCCTGCTGGAGGCGGCGAAGAAGACGTTCGCCACGCCGGAGTACAAGAAGTTCAACGAGGACAACTCGCTCACCCCGATGGAGGTCTCGCCGCAGGAGGTGCTCTCTTCCCTGCAGAAGGACACCGCCACGTACAAGGAGCAGCTGAGCAAGTACGGCATCAGCCTGGCCGGATAG
- a CDS encoding LysR family transcriptional regulator → MLTLDQIRAFVAVAEELHFGRAAERLRMTQPPLSRHIQKLERSIGVTLLERDNRRVVLTDAGRGFLEDARRMLSLVDTAGDRARRIAKGATGTVRLGFTAVSAISMLGTILRRLTEQLPEIDVILHERVTAGQVDGILRGELDLGLARPPFDIATLDSRVVFREPLCAVVPVGHPLAALGRPLAPDDFDGLPVISYNPVQSRYFHELTIRFLTNAHPRIEQQVHQILTAALLVAAGRGVALAPASARSLGIDGIVFCDLVRGGGDPLDESDGVAGKPVELHVIWDRGSTNPALWRVLELLPDPGRHDARSVSPDTESGLDRNPPSFLA, encoded by the coding sequence ATGCTAACACTGGATCAGATCCGGGCATTCGTGGCGGTCGCCGAGGAGCTCCACTTCGGCCGGGCCGCCGAGCGACTGCGCATGACGCAGCCGCCGCTCAGCCGCCACATCCAGAAGCTGGAGCGCTCGATCGGCGTGACCCTCCTGGAACGCGACAACCGCCGCGTCGTGCTCACCGACGCCGGGCGCGGCTTCCTGGAGGACGCGCGGCGCATGCTCTCGCTCGTCGACACCGCGGGCGACCGGGCCCGCCGCATCGCCAAGGGCGCCACGGGCACCGTACGGCTCGGCTTCACCGCCGTCTCGGCCATCAGCATGCTCGGCACGATCCTGCGCCGCCTCACGGAGCAGCTGCCGGAGATCGACGTCATCCTCCACGAGCGGGTGACCGCCGGGCAGGTGGACGGCATCCTGCGCGGCGAGCTCGACCTCGGCCTGGCCCGCCCGCCCTTCGACATCGCCACGCTCGACTCCCGCGTGGTCTTCCGCGAGCCGCTGTGCGCCGTGGTCCCCGTCGGCCATCCGCTGGCCGCCCTCGGCCGGCCGCTCGCGCCCGACGACTTCGACGGCCTGCCGGTCATCAGCTACAACCCCGTGCAGTCGCGTTACTTCCACGAGCTGACGATCCGCTTCCTCACCAACGCCCACCCGAGGATCGAGCAGCAGGTCCACCAGATCCTCACCGCCGCCCTGCTCGTGGCCGCCGGCCGGGGCGTGGCGCTGGCGCCGGCCAGCGCCCGCTCGCTCGGCATCGACGGCATCGTCTTCTGCGACCTGGTACGCGGCGGCGGCGACCCGCTCGACGAAAGTGACGGCGTCGCGGGCAAGCCGGTGGAGCTGCACGTCATCTGGGACCGCGGCTCCACCAACCCCGCCCTGTGGCGCGTCCTGGAGCTGCTGCCCGACCCCGGACGTCACGATGCTCGTTCGGTATCGCCGGATACAGAATCGGGCTTGGACAGGAATCCACCCTCCTTCCTAGCCTGA
- the kdgD gene encoding 5-dehydro-4-deoxyglucarate dehydratase — protein sequence MPNFSPQELAAQLKSGLLSFPVTHFTQELEFDEAGYRDHLSWLSAFPVAGLFAAGGTGEGFSLTSAEIDRVVRAAVGEVNGRLPVVAPATGGTANAVAQAQAAEAAGADGLLLMPPYLTEAGQAGLVEHVSAVCRATSLGVIVYSRANAILNDRSVEALAGRNPNLVGFKDGVGSIEHLTRIYATVGDRLAYIGGLPTAETFALPLLQLGMSTYSSAIFNFVPQYALDFYADVRAQNRDAVYRRIKEFLIPYLDIRDRQKGYAVSIIKAGLAAVGRPAGPVRPPLQNLTDGEQAELTALINKIS from the coding sequence ATGCCGAATTTCTCGCCCCAGGAGCTCGCCGCCCAGCTCAAGAGCGGCCTGCTGTCGTTCCCTGTCACCCATTTCACGCAGGAGCTGGAGTTCGACGAGGCGGGTTACCGTGACCACCTGTCCTGGCTGAGCGCGTTCCCCGTGGCCGGGCTGTTCGCCGCGGGCGGCACCGGCGAGGGCTTCTCGCTGACCTCCGCCGAGATCGACCGGGTGGTGCGGGCGGCGGTCGGCGAGGTGAACGGCAGGCTGCCGGTCGTGGCCCCCGCCACCGGCGGCACCGCGAACGCCGTCGCGCAGGCCCAGGCCGCCGAGGCCGCCGGGGCCGACGGGCTGCTGCTCATGCCCCCCTACCTCACGGAGGCCGGGCAGGCGGGCCTGGTGGAGCACGTCTCCGCGGTGTGCCGCGCGACCAGCCTCGGCGTGATCGTCTACAGCCGGGCCAACGCGATCCTGAACGACCGCTCCGTCGAGGCCCTGGCCGGCCGCAACCCCAACCTCGTCGGGTTCAAGGACGGCGTCGGCAGCATCGAGCACCTCACCCGCATCTACGCCACCGTCGGCGACCGCCTGGCCTACATCGGCGGCCTGCCCACGGCCGAGACGTTCGCGCTGCCGCTGCTGCAGCTCGGCATGAGCACCTACTCCTCGGCGATCTTCAACTTCGTCCCGCAGTACGCGCTCGACTTCTACGCCGACGTGCGCGCCCAGAACCGGGACGCCGTCTACCGGCGGATCAAGGAGTTCCTGATCCCCTACCTGGACATCCGCGACCGGCAGAAGGGGTACGCCGTCTCGATCATCAAGGCCGGCCTGGCCGCCGTCGGACGCCCGGCGGGCCCCGTCCGGCCGCCGCTGCAGAACCTCACCGACGGCGAGCAGGCCGAGCTGACCGCCCTCATCAACAAGATCAGCTAG
- a CDS encoding enolase C-terminal domain-like protein produces MSPTIQRVEVVPVAGYDSMLLNLSGAHGPFFTRNVVITTDSDGRTGLGEVPGGEAIRRTVEEAGALLTGEPVARYRSLLRSVSERFADRDAGGRGAQTFDLRTTVHAVTGLESTLLDLHGQYLGLPVADLLGEGRRRDRVPMLGYLFYVGDPGRTDLPYRVDDAGEDRWSRLRRQEALTPDAVVALAEAAQERYGFADFKLKGGVLTGEEEIEAVTALARRFPEARVTLDPNGGWLLDDAVRLCRGLGGVLAYAEDPCGAEGRFSSRETMAEFRRATGLPTATNMIATDWREMAHAVRAGAVDIPLADPHFWTMAGSVRVAQLCHDFGLTWGSHSNNHFDISLAMFTHVGAAAPGEITALDTHWIWQDGQALTTSPFRIVEGAIEVPTTPGLGVELDRAALAEAHELYLRHGLGARDDSVAMQYLVKDWVFDPKRPCLVR; encoded by the coding sequence ATGTCTCCCACCATCCAGCGCGTCGAGGTCGTCCCGGTGGCCGGGTACGACAGCATGCTGCTCAACCTCAGCGGCGCCCACGGCCCGTTCTTCACCCGCAACGTCGTCATCACCACCGACTCCGACGGGCGCACCGGACTCGGCGAGGTGCCCGGCGGCGAGGCCATCCGCCGGACCGTCGAGGAGGCGGGCGCGCTGCTGACCGGCGAGCCCGTGGCCCGCTACCGCAGCCTGCTGCGGTCGGTGTCCGAGCGCTTCGCCGACCGCGACGCGGGCGGGCGCGGCGCCCAGACCTTCGACCTGCGCACCACCGTGCACGCGGTCACCGGCCTGGAGTCCACCCTGCTCGACCTGCACGGCCAGTACCTGGGCCTGCCGGTGGCCGACCTGCTCGGCGAGGGCCGCAGGCGGGACCGGGTGCCGATGCTGGGCTACCTCTTCTACGTCGGCGACCCGGGCAGGACCGACCTGCCCTACCGGGTGGACGACGCGGGCGAGGACCGCTGGTCCCGGCTGCGCCGCCAGGAGGCGCTCACGCCGGACGCGGTGGTCGCGCTGGCCGAGGCCGCCCAGGAGCGTTACGGCTTCGCCGACTTCAAGCTCAAGGGCGGGGTGCTGACGGGCGAGGAGGAGATCGAGGCGGTCACGGCGCTGGCCCGCCGCTTCCCCGAGGCGCGCGTCACCCTCGACCCCAACGGCGGCTGGCTGCTCGACGACGCCGTACGGCTGTGCCGCGGGCTGGGCGGCGTGCTGGCCTACGCCGAGGACCCGTGCGGGGCCGAGGGCCGTTTCTCCAGCCGGGAGACGATGGCCGAGTTCAGGCGGGCCACCGGGCTGCCCACCGCGACGAACATGATCGCCACCGACTGGCGGGAGATGGCCCACGCCGTACGCGCCGGCGCGGTGGACATCCCGCTGGCCGACCCGCACTTCTGGACCATGGCCGGATCCGTCCGCGTCGCCCAGCTCTGCCACGACTTCGGGCTGACCTGGGGCTCGCACTCCAACAACCACTTCGACATCTCGCTGGCGATGTTCACCCATGTCGGGGCGGCGGCCCCGGGGGAGATCACGGCGCTGGACACGCACTGGATCTGGCAGGACGGCCAGGCCCTCACGACCAGCCCGTTCCGGATCGTGGAGGGCGCGATCGAGGTGCCGACGACCCCCGGGCTCGGCGTCGAGCTCGACCGCGCGGCCCTGGCCGAGGCCCACGAGCTCTACCTGCGCCACGGCCTCGGCGCCCGCGACGACTCCGTGGCCATGCAGTATCTGGTGAAGGACTGGGTCTTCGACCCGAAGCGCCCCTGCCTCGTCCGCTGA
- a CDS encoding NAD(+)/NADH kinase yields the protein MGMVGTVGLVLHPQRDSKKAIDTILRWAADKGATVLGLPEEVGRIDCTAVPVDADALVERADLLVGLGGDGTMLRTMRLLAGRPTPILGVNLGKLGFLAEIDVDELAGTLSAIDEHRYTIEPRMAIKSRLGGKDVTAFNDIALVRIPGEGLAAISVTPAGSDFVRFAADAVIVATSTGSTAYSFSAGGPIVSPRVEAVLVVPAAAHSAFNRALVLPADEEVTLEVLPTSGRLAVEVDGAVVTHLCPGDTVTVAAWPGAAKVVRLGTTFYERARRKLRVDGSAEAL from the coding sequence ATGGGCATGGTCGGTACGGTCGGGCTGGTGCTGCATCCCCAGCGCGACTCCAAGAAGGCGATAGACACCATCCTGCGCTGGGCCGCGGACAAGGGCGCCACCGTGCTCGGGCTGCCCGAGGAGGTGGGGCGGATCGACTGCACCGCCGTGCCCGTGGACGCCGACGCCCTCGTCGAGCGGGCCGACCTGCTGGTCGGGCTGGGCGGCGACGGCACGATGCTGCGGACCATGCGGCTGCTGGCCGGCCGGCCCACGCCCATCCTGGGGGTCAACCTCGGCAAACTCGGCTTCCTGGCCGAGATCGACGTGGACGAGCTGGCCGGCACGCTGTCGGCCATCGACGAGCACCGCTACACGATCGAGCCGCGCATGGCGATCAAGAGCCGGCTCGGCGGCAAGGACGTGACCGCGTTCAACGACATCGCGCTGGTCCGCATCCCCGGGGAGGGGCTGGCCGCGATCTCGGTCACCCCGGCGGGCAGCGACTTCGTGCGCTTCGCGGCCGACGCGGTGATCGTGGCGACCTCCACGGGCTCGACCGCCTACAGCTTCTCGGCCGGCGGGCCCATCGTGTCGCCCCGGGTGGAGGCGGTGCTGGTGGTGCCCGCCGCCGCCCACTCGGCGTTCAACCGGGCGCTCGTGCTGCCCGCCGACGAGGAGGTCACGCTGGAGGTGCTGCCCACCAGCGGGCGGCTGGCCGTGGAGGTGGACGGGGCCGTGGTGACCCACCTGTGCCCCGGCGACACCGTCACCGTGGCCGCGTGGCCGGGGGCGGCGAAGGTCGTGCGGCTGGGCACCACGTTCTACGAGCGGGCCCGGCGCAAGCTGCGGGTGGACGGCAGCGCCGAGGCCCTCTGA
- a CDS encoding YibE/F family protein, with the protein MGANHAHPPSSRRTVMAGLAVLVPLAIITLAGLLWLWPGGTVSTGTAQSSVQRVTGTITGVTLKKCPAAPDGAPQPDPATCGNADVRVEGGQSVTLRLPSGPGAQHFAAGDDVILLRDADGHHQISDHDRSTPLWLFGAAFALAVIAFGRWRGVTALVGLAVTFVLLLTFVIPGILEGEPPLLVAIVGASAIMLLVLYLTHGFSLATSMAVLGTLASLALTGLLSYGALGFARLNGITDDSALALDMSLKIDTQGLLLASIIIGALGVLDDVTVTQAVTVAELAHANPSYGFARLYRAAGRIGRAHIASVINTIILAYAGASLPLLLLFSIGRQPLGEVLTTPVIAQEIVRSIVGTLGLIAAVPITTALAALTASRHHPEEDAREPAARREAQESFFTPHAHQHDPVPRPYERPAEGERPARHRRRSRT; encoded by the coding sequence ATGGGCGCCAATCACGCGCATCCCCCCAGCTCCCGGCGTACGGTGATGGCCGGTCTGGCCGTGCTCGTGCCGCTGGCGATCATCACCCTCGCCGGCCTGCTCTGGCTCTGGCCGGGCGGGACGGTGAGCACCGGCACCGCCCAGTCCAGCGTGCAGCGGGTCACCGGGACGATCACCGGGGTCACGCTCAAGAAGTGCCCCGCCGCCCCGGACGGCGCGCCCCAGCCCGACCCGGCCACCTGCGGCAACGCCGACGTCCGCGTCGAGGGCGGGCAGAGCGTCACGCTCCGGCTGCCCAGCGGGCCCGGGGCCCAGCACTTCGCCGCGGGCGACGACGTGATCCTGCTGCGCGACGCGGACGGTCACCACCAGATCTCCGACCACGACCGGTCGACGCCGCTGTGGCTGTTCGGGGCGGCCTTCGCGCTGGCGGTCATCGCCTTCGGCCGCTGGCGCGGGGTGACGGCGCTGGTGGGGCTGGCGGTCACGTTCGTGCTGCTGCTGACGTTCGTCATCCCCGGCATCCTGGAGGGCGAGCCGCCCCTGCTGGTGGCCATCGTGGGGGCCTCGGCGATCATGCTGCTGGTCCTCTACCTCACGCACGGCTTCTCGCTGGCCACCTCGATGGCCGTGCTGGGGACGCTGGCCAGCCTGGCGCTGACGGGCCTGCTGTCGTACGGGGCGCTGGGGTTCGCCCGGCTCAACGGCATCACCGACGACAGCGCGCTGGCGCTGGACATGAGCCTGAAGATCGACACGCAGGGCCTGCTGCTGGCCAGCATCATCATCGGCGCGCTGGGGGTGCTCGACGACGTCACGGTCACCCAGGCCGTCACGGTGGCCGAGCTGGCGCACGCCAACCCCTCCTACGGCTTCGCCCGCCTCTACCGGGCGGCCGGGCGCATCGGCCGGGCGCACATCGCGTCGGTGATCAACACGATCATCCTGGCGTACGCGGGGGCGTCGCTGCCGTTGCTGCTGCTGTTCAGCATCGGGCGGCAGCCGCTGGGCGAGGTGCTGACGACGCCGGTCATCGCCCAGGAGATCGTCCGCAGCATCGTCGGCACGCTGGGGCTCATCGCCGCCGTGCCCATCACCACGGCGCTGGCGGCACTGACGGCCTCCCGTCACCACCCGGAGGAGGACGCCCGGGAGCCTGCCGCCCGGCGGGAGGCACAGGAGAGCTTCTTCACGCCGCACGCCCACCAGCACGACCCCGTCCCACGTCCGTACGAGCGGCCCGCCGAGGGTGAGCGCCCGGCCCGGCACCGCCGCCGGTCGCGCACCTGA